Proteins found in one Trichoplusia ni isolate ovarian cell line Hi5 chromosome 14, tn1, whole genome shotgun sequence genomic segment:
- the LOC113500919 gene encoding methionyl-tRNA formyltransferase, mitochondrial produces MTAMVCNLTPHLIKVAFVKNHLRVKHYSTAKSYKLLFFGSDGIALSSLRKINEYRKKENHVISRLDLVTTNSKNKSEILKYAEAENIQTIKWPLDHLNTAEYDLGLIVAFGHLIKEDLLYKFPMGMVNVHPSLLPRWRGAAPIIHTLMNGDKVTGVTLMKIKADIFDVGEIISQIRVPVSDDIKLPELTEQLSDFGADMLVDCIRTLPRSLQNTQPQSTEGVTYAKKITKSISEVRWSQMTAVQVYNLYRALYGLYPLTTTFNNKQMKLFDAFIHTCEEHSEKPIGIPEYCEETKAIRILCKDRRYVHFRSLRIVGKRKISAADFYNGYIKSVLVTKRECTVSRNQ; encoded by the exons ATGACCGCTATGGTTTGTAACCTAACGCCTCATCTTATTAAAGTAGCCTTTGTAAAAAACCATCTACGTGTAAAGCATTATTCAACCGCAAAGTCATACAAACTCCTTTTCTTTGGATCAGACGGCATTGCCCTCAGTAGCCTgcgaaaaataaatgaatacag aaaaaaagaGAATCATGTGATTAGTCGTTTGGATTTGGTAACAACAAACTCTAAAAATAAGtcagaaatattaaagtatGCTGAAGCAGAAAATATACAGACTATAAAATGGCCGCTGGACCACCTTAACACTGCTGAGTATGACTTAGGTCTTATTGTGGCTTTCGGTCATTTAATTAAAGAAGATCTACTGTATAAGTTCCCAAT GGGCATGGTTAATGTTCATCCAAGCCTGTTGCCGCGATGGAGAGGAGCTGCACCAATCATCCACACACTTATGAATGGAGACAAAGTCACTGGTGTCACtcttatgaaaataaaagctgATATTTTTGATGTGG GTGAGATAATAAGTCAAATAAGAGTACCTGTATCTGATGATATAAAGCTACCAGAGTTGACTGAACAGTTATCAGATTTTGGTGCCGACATGTTGGTAGACTGCATAAGAACATTACCAAGGAGTTTGCAAAATACACAACCTCAAAGCACGGAAGGAGTTACCTATG ccaAAAAGATAACAAAAAGTATAAGCGAGGTCAGATGGTCCCAGATGACAGCGGTCCAAGTGTACAACCTATATAGAGCTTTATATGGACTTTACCCTCTCACAACgacatttaataacaaacagaTGAAACTCTTCGACGCCTTCATACATACCTGCGAAGAACATTCAGAAAAGCCAATAGGGATACCTGAATATTGCGAAGAAACGAAGGCCATACGAATATTATGTAAGGATAGAAGATACGTACACTTTAGATCACTTAGAATAGTAGGCAAGAGAAAAATAAGTGCGGCAGATTTTTATAATGGGTACATTAAAAGTGTTCTAGTCACAAAAAGAGAATGTACAGTTTCTAggaatcaataa